In a genomic window of Rhodovulum sp. P5:
- a CDS encoding dienelactone hydrolase family protein, translating into MKYLALSCAVALAAGPARAEDVPYDVGGVSFTGYFAAAADPKGLVLIVHDWDGMTDYERKRADMLAELGYDAFALDMFGDGTPTATVDDRRAATGALYRDRARMRALIKAGSDQARALSSAQGMITAGYCFGGAVTLEMARSDMADDAVGFASFHGGLSTPEGQGWDGGEPPLLILHGGADSSVKMTDVAGLVGELEAAGTPYEIEIYSGAPHAFTVFGSDRYREVADRQSWDAFTGFLKERLGG; encoded by the coding sequence ATGAAGTATCTTGCGCTGTCATGCGCGGTCGCTTTGGCCGCTGGTCCGGCCCGCGCCGAGGACGTCCCCTATGACGTCGGGGGTGTATCCTTCACCGGCTACTTCGCGGCTGCCGCGGACCCCAAGGGGCTTGTCCTGATCGTCCATGACTGGGACGGCATGACCGACTATGAACGCAAGCGCGCAGACATGCTGGCAGAGCTTGGCTATGACGCCTTTGCGCTGGACATGTTCGGGGACGGCACGCCCACGGCCACTGTCGACGACCGGCGCGCGGCTACAGGGGCGCTTTACAGGGATCGCGCACGGATGCGGGCCCTGATCAAGGCGGGCAGCGATCAGGCACGGGCCCTGTCCTCGGCCCAGGGGATGATCACGGCAGGCTATTGCTTCGGCGGCGCCGTAACGCTGGAGATGGCCCGCAGCGACATGGCCGACGATGCGGTGGGCTTTGCCAGTTTTCACGGCGGTCTGTCCACACCAGAGGGCCAAGGCTGGGACGGGGGCGAACCGCCGCTGCTGATCCTGCATGGCGGTGCGGATTCGTCGGTGAAGATGACCGATGTGGCAGGGCTGGTCGGGGAACTGGAAGCGGCCGGAACGCCCTATGAGATCGAGATCTATTCCGGCGCGCCCCATGCCTTTACGGTCTTCGGATCGGACCGCTATCGCGAGGTCGCGGACCGGCAAAGCTGGGACGCCTTCACCGGCTTTCTGAAGGAGCGCCTGGGTGGGTGA
- a CDS encoding 3-hydroxybutyrate dehydrogenase, with the protein MSLAGKTAVITGSNSGIGLGVAHELAKAGANVVLNSFTDRDEDHKLAEDMAKEHGVSARYIKADMSKGDECRALIEKAGVCDILVNNAGIQHVAAIDEFPVEKWDAIIAINLSSAFHTTAAALPVMRKAGWGRVVNIASAHGLTASPYKSAYVSAKHGIVGMTKTVALETAREPITANAICPGYVLTPLVEAQIPDTMEKYGMERDEVIEKVLLERQPSKQFATVEELGGTVVFLCSPAADQITGTTISVDGGWTAL; encoded by the coding sequence ATGTCGCTTGCCGGGAAAACCGCCGTTATCACCGGGTCGAATTCAGGGATCGGGTTGGGTGTGGCCCATGAACTGGCGAAGGCGGGGGCCAATGTCGTCCTCAACTCCTTCACGGACCGGGACGAAGACCACAAGCTGGCCGAAGACATGGCCAAGGAACACGGTGTCTCGGCCCGCTACATCAAGGCTGACATGTCCAAGGGGGACGAGTGCCGCGCGCTGATCGAGAAGGCCGGGGTTTGCGATATCCTGGTGAACAATGCCGGGATCCAGCATGTCGCCGCCATCGACGAGTTTCCCGTTGAGAAATGGGACGCAATCATCGCGATCAACCTGTCCTCGGCCTTTCATACAACCGCGGCCGCGCTGCCGGTGATGCGCAAGGCGGGGTGGGGCCGGGTGGTCAACATCGCGTCTGCCCACGGGCTGACGGCCTCTCCCTACAAGTCGGCCTATGTTTCGGCCAAGCACGGCATCGTTGGCATGACCAAGACCGTTGCCCTTGAGACCGCGCGGGAGCCGATCACCGCGAACGCGATCTGCCCGGGCTATGTGCTGACCCCGCTGGTAGAGGCGCAAATCCCCGATACGATGGAAAAATACGGGATGGAGCGTGACGAGGTGATCGAGAAGGTTTTGCTGGAACGGCAGCCCTCGAAACAATTCGCCACGGTCGAGGAACTGGGCGGCACGGTGGTGTTCCTGTGCTCTCCTGCGGCGGACCAGATCACCGGCACCACGATCAGCGTCGATGGCGGCTGGACCGCGTTGTGA
- a CDS encoding pentapeptide repeat-containing protein, whose amino-acid sequence MSEEDREAGRDRLEIDNMYLCGSRFTRVNLGRGQVRDSVLEGFRLDDVNAAGLQIENANLKGARFHDVCLADATIDHADLTGLAISNANITDMTIDGIRVSDLIALWDRSKGSE is encoded by the coding sequence GTGAGCGAGGAAGACCGTGAAGCCGGGCGCGACCGGTTGGAGATCGACAACATGTATCTCTGCGGGTCGCGCTTTACGCGGGTCAATCTTGGGCGTGGGCAGGTGCGGGATTCGGTGCTTGAGGGGTTTCGCCTTGACGACGTGAATGCCGCCGGTTTGCAGATTGAAAATGCAAACCTGAAAGGCGCGCGCTTTCACGATGTCTGCCTTGCCGATGCAACGATCGACCACGCCGATCTCACGGGGCTCGCGATCAGCAACGCCAATATCACCGACATGACGATCGACGGGATCAGGGTAAGCGATCTGATCGCGCTTTGGGACAGATCGAAGGGCAGCGAATGA
- a CDS encoding patatin-like phospholipase family protein gives MTGRKTSVKRISLALQGGGAHGAFTWGVLDRILQDEEIEIAAVSGTSAGALNGAALKAGLLAGGREAARENLDWLWEQVGAIGDMRIANWLATVTPGSGTISRLMEYSLPFSFTEAASRMISPYAYGPFYRNPLERIVAQFHYDQVCHRSGPAFYVGATNVTTGKIQIFHGDKITTDAILASACLPTLFQAVETTNPETGEISAYWDGGYAANPALFPLFDPDLPKDIVIVHINPLDRPGVPVTAQDIQNRINEISFNSSLLRELQGLKMVKDLIASGQLERGSMKEILVHMIADDDMMRDLSVATKIVASPVILYRLKEAGRAAGDRFLQEIKPRLTRESTLDLDTLCYRTAQAG, from the coding sequence ATGACCGGCCGCAAGACCTCTGTCAAACGGATCAGCCTGGCGCTTCAGGGTGGGGGTGCGCATGGCGCCTTCACCTGGGGCGTGCTGGACCGGATCCTTCAGGACGAGGAGATCGAGATCGCGGCGGTCTCCGGCACCTCGGCCGGGGCCTTGAACGGTGCGGCGCTGAAGGCGGGGCTGTTGGCCGGGGGGCGAGAGGCCGCGCGCGAAAACCTGGACTGGTTGTGGGAACAGGTCGGCGCCATTGGCGATATGCGCATCGCGAACTGGCTGGCCACGGTGACGCCCGGGTCTGGGACGATCAGCCGGTTGATGGAATACTCGCTGCCGTTTTCGTTCACCGAGGCGGCCTCGCGCATGATCAGCCCCTATGCCTATGGCCCGTTCTACCGCAACCCGCTGGAGCGGATCGTTGCGCAGTTCCACTATGATCAGGTGTGCCACCGCAGCGGGCCGGCCTTTTATGTCGGGGCCACCAATGTGACGACCGGCAAGATCCAGATTTTCCATGGCGACAAGATCACGACCGATGCGATCCTGGCCTCGGCCTGTCTGCCGACGCTGTTTCAGGCGGTGGAGACGACGAACCCCGAGACCGGGGAAATCTCTGCCTATTGGGACGGCGGCTATGCGGCCAACCCGGCGCTCTTTCCGCTGTTCGACCCGGATCTGCCCAAGGATATCGTGATCGTCCATATCAACCCGCTGGACCGGCCCGGCGTGCCGGTGACGGCGCAGGACATCCAGAACCGGATCAACGAGATCAGCTTCAATTCCTCGCTGCTGCGGGAATTGCAGGGGCTGAAGATGGTAAAGGACCTGATCGCGTCAGGGCAGTTGGAACGCGGGTCGATGAAGGAAATCCTCGTCCACATGATCGCCGATGACGACATGATGCGCGACCTGAGCGTGGCGACCAAGATCGTCGCAAGCCCCGTGATCCTGTACCGGTTGAAAGAGGCCGGGCGCGCCGCCGGCGACAGGTTCCTGCAAGAGATCAAGCCGCGTCTTACGCGAGAAAGCACGCTGGATCTGGACACGCTCTGCTATCGAACCGCGCAGGCGGGGTGA
- a CDS encoding DUF502 domain-containing protein, whose amino-acid sequence MHQDDDHFDHDIAANEAHQRSAARGIFARLRNNFLAGMVVIAPVGLTVWLIWTVTGWIDGVVLPIVPDRFQPEQYIGIDIRGLGVIFFLLFTLIVGWIAKGMVGRSFIGWGERVVDRMPVIRSVYNGLKQIAETVFHQTETSFDKACLVEYPRKGIWAVAFISTRARGEINRRIPRDDQMMAVFLPTTPNPTSGFLLFVPKADVIELDMSVEDAAKLVISAGLVAPDEKVVPAPGALQEAARLKADRKKSA is encoded by the coding sequence ATGCATCAAGACGACGATCATTTCGATCATGACATTGCAGCGAATGAAGCGCATCAACGCAGCGCTGCGCGCGGTATTTTCGCGCGCCTGCGCAACAATTTCCTCGCGGGCATGGTGGTCATCGCGCCGGTCGGCCTGACCGTCTGGCTGATCTGGACCGTGACGGGCTGGATCGACGGCGTCGTGCTGCCCATCGTGCCCGACAGGTTCCAGCCGGAACAGTATATCGGCATCGATATCCGCGGCCTCGGCGTCATCTTCTTCCTGCTGTTCACGCTGATCGTGGGCTGGATCGCCAAGGGCATGGTCGGCCGGTCCTTCATCGGCTGGGGCGAGCGCGTGGTTGACCGCATGCCGGTGATCCGGTCGGTCTATAACGGGCTGAAGCAGATCGCCGAGACGGTCTTTCACCAGACCGAAACGAGCTTCGACAAGGCGTGCCTTGTGGAGTATCCGCGCAAGGGCATCTGGGCCGTGGCCTTTATCTCTACCCGGGCCCGGGGCGAGATCAACCGACGCATCCCCCGCGACGACCAGATGATGGCCGTCTTTCTGCCGACCACGCCAAACCCGACCTCGGGCTTTTTGTTGTTCGTGCCGAAGGCCGACGTGATCGAACTGGACATGAGCGTGGAAGATGCGGCCAAGCTGGTGATCTCGGCCGGTCTTGTCGCACCGGACGAAAAGGTCGTGCCCGCCCCCGGTGCGTTGCAAGAGGCCGCGCGCCTGAAAGCGGATCGCAAGAAGAGTGCCTGA
- a CDS encoding pseudouridine-5'-phosphate glycosidase — MSAPMMLSDEVSAAQRDGRPVVALESTIITHGMPWPDNLETARMVEDEVRAAGAVPATIAVMGGAVRIGLPPDDLERLARADTVAKLSRADLAAAVAGGWTGATTVAATMICAHLAGIDVFATGGIGGVHRGAEDSFDISADLHELARTPVTVVAAGAKAILDLPKTLEVLETLGVPVIGYRTDDFPAFWSRRSGLAVPLRMDTPGQIAAAHRMRAALGLGGGQLVANPIPETDEISESEIAPLIEQAIRDTAGVSAKDVTPALLARIYDLTEGRSLTANIALVRNNARLAAAIAAAL; from the coding sequence ATGTCCGCCCCGATGATGCTGTCAGACGAGGTCAGCGCGGCACAGCGCGACGGGCGGCCGGTCGTCGCGCTGGAAAGCACCATCATCACCCACGGGATGCCGTGGCCGGACAACCTTGAAACCGCCCGCATGGTGGAGGACGAGGTGCGCGCCGCCGGGGCTGTGCCTGCGACCATCGCCGTCATGGGCGGAGCAGTCCGTATCGGGTTACCCCCGGACGATCTTGAACGCCTCGCCCGGGCCGATACTGTGGCCAAGCTCAGCCGCGCGGATCTTGCCGCTGCCGTCGCCGGTGGATGGACCGGGGCCACCACTGTCGCCGCGACGATGATCTGCGCGCATCTGGCAGGGATCGATGTCTTTGCCACGGGCGGCATCGGCGGCGTGCATCGCGGGGCGGAGGACAGCTTCGACATCTCTGCCGATCTGCACGAACTGGCCCGAACGCCCGTCACAGTCGTTGCCGCCGGGGCCAAGGCGATCCTCGATCTGCCGAAGACGCTTGAAGTGCTGGAAACCCTCGGCGTGCCGGTCATCGGCTACCGGACCGATGACTTCCCGGCCTTCTGGTCACGCCGTTCCGGTTTGGCAGTTCCCTTGCGCATGGACACACCCGGGCAGATCGCAGCGGCGCATCGCATGCGGGCCGCGCTTGGCCTCGGCGGCGGTCAGCTTGTGGCCAACCCGATTCCGGAAACCGACGAGATTTCCGAAAGCGAGATTGCACCCCTGATCGAACAGGCGATCCGCGACACCGCTGGCGTCAGCGCAAAGGATGTCACCCCCGCCCTACTGGCACGAATCTATGACCTGACCGAGGGTCGGTCCCTGACCGCAAATATTGCCCTTGTGCGAAACAATGCCCGGCTTGCGGCCGCGATTGCCGCCGCGCTCTGA
- a CDS encoding PfkB family carbohydrate kinase codes for MNAAPDILCVGAILWDVIGRANRVMGLGDDVPGRITRRPGGVALNVAVVLARSGLNPAVLGAVGRDVEGDALLAACSAMGVDTRHVFRSPDHPTDIYMAVEAEQGLVAAIADAAGLEAAGPAILAPLIDGPLGRTDAPFDGIVAIDGNLPPALLSDIAQHPAFAAADLRISPASPGKAERIAHLMGHPRATVYVNRAEAGLIAGRAFGDASEAARTLIASGVARAIVTDGGRPTVFATADGCISQTPPPVAVAHVTGAGDTLMAAHIVAERAGASRDEALTAALRAAAKHISTVPA; via the coding sequence ATGAACGCTGCTCCTGACATTTTATGCGTCGGTGCTATTCTCTGGGACGTGATTGGCCGCGCCAACCGCGTGATGGGTCTCGGCGATGACGTGCCCGGCCGGATCACGCGCCGACCCGGCGGGGTTGCGTTGAACGTGGCCGTCGTTCTGGCGCGCAGTGGGCTGAACCCCGCGGTGCTCGGCGCAGTCGGGCGCGATGTGGAAGGCGATGCATTGCTGGCCGCCTGTTCCGCGATGGGGGTCGATACCCGCCATGTGTTCCGGTCGCCGGACCATCCCACCGATATCTACATGGCCGTCGAGGCAGAGCAGGGCCTGGTGGCTGCAATCGCCGATGCCGCCGGGTTGGAGGCGGCGGGGCCCGCCATCCTGGCCCCCCTGATCGACGGCCCCCTGGGGCGGACGGACGCCCCCTTTGACGGGATCGTCGCCATCGACGGCAATCTGCCGCCGGCGCTTCTGTCCGACATCGCGCAGCACCCCGCCTTTGCCGCCGCCGATCTGCGCATCTCGCCCGCAAGCCCCGGCAAGGCAGAACGGATCGCCCATCTGATGGGGCATCCGCGCGCGACCGTCTATGTCAACCGGGCCGAGGCAGGGCTGATTGCCGGCCGGGCGTTCGGCGATGCGTCAGAGGCGGCCCGCACGCTGATTGCGTCCGGCGTTGCACGGGCCATCGTGACCGATGGCGGGCGGCCGACCGTATTTGCCACCGCGGATGGTTGCATCTCGCAAACCCCGCCGCCGGTGGCCGTGGCCCATGTCACCGGTGCGGGCGATACGCTGATGGCGGCCCATATCGTGGCCGAACGGGCCGGGGCCTCGCGTGACGAGGCGCTGACCGCGGCGCTTCGGGCCGCGGCAAAGCATATCTCGACGGTGCCGGCCTGA
- the rpsB gene encoding 30S ribosomal protein S2 produces MALPEFSMRQLLEAGVHFGHQTQRWNPRMGPYIYGDRNGIHILDLTQTVPMLDQALNVIRETVAKGGRILFVGTKRQAQKPIADAAERCAQYYMNHRWLGGTLTNWKTVSQSIKRLNEIDEQMAGGAEGLTKKERLGMEREQAKLQASLGGIREMGGLPDLLFIIDVNKEDLAIAEARKLGIPVVAVVDTNCSPEGVDYVIPGNDDAARAIGLYCDLASRAALDGMTAQMDAAGVDLGALEETPAEELLAEAGATTEEA; encoded by the coding sequence ATGGCGCTCCCCGAGTTTTCCATGCGTCAGCTGCTTGAAGCTGGCGTGCACTTCGGCCACCAGACCCAACGGTGGAACCCCCGCATGGGTCCCTATATCTACGGTGACCGCAACGGCATTCACATTCTCGACCTGACGCAGACCGTCCCGATGCTGGATCAGGCGCTGAACGTGATCCGCGAAACCGTGGCCAAGGGCGGGCGCATCCTGTTCGTTGGCACCAAGCGCCAGGCGCAAAAGCCGATCGCAGACGCCGCTGAACGCTGTGCGCAGTACTACATGAACCACCGCTGGCTGGGTGGCACGCTGACGAACTGGAAGACCGTCTCCCAGTCGATCAAGCGTCTGAACGAAATCGACGAGCAGATGGCCGGCGGTGCCGAAGGCCTGACCAAGAAAGAACGCCTTGGCATGGAGCGGGAGCAGGCCAAACTGCAAGCGTCCCTCGGCGGTATCCGCGAAATGGGCGGCCTGCCGGACCTGCTGTTCATCATCGACGTGAACAAGGAAGACCTCGCCATCGCCGAAGCCCGCAAACTGGGTATCCCGGTCGTGGCCGTTGTCGACACCAACTGCTCGCCCGAGGGTGTGGACTATGTCATCCCCGGCAACGACGACGCCGCGCGCGCCATTGGCCTGTACTGCGATCTGGCCAGCCGTGCCGCACTTGACGGCATGACCGCTCAGATGGATGCCGCGGGCGTTGACCTTGGCGCGCTGGAGGAAACCCCGGCCGAGGAACTGCTGGCAGAGGCCGGGGCAACCACCGAAGAGGCCTGA
- the tsf gene encoding translation elongation factor Ts, whose product MAITAALVKELRDKTGAGMMDAKKALTETDGDMEAAVDWLRTKGLAKAAKKSGRTAAEGLVAVVVDGGKGVAVEVNSETDFVAKNGEFQEMVSGIAKAALGVDDIEALKAADLGGKTVADTLTDKIATIGENMTLRRMAALEGDQVVYYVHNAAAPGMGKIGVLVAMTGGDEAFGKQVAMHVAAADPRPQALNADALDPAVVEKERQVQMDIARESGKPEQVIEKMIEGRMKKFLSEITLLNQAFVVNPDVTVEQAAKDAGATITGFVRLEVGEGIEKEEEDFAAEVAKAAQG is encoded by the coding sequence ATGGCAATCACCGCTGCTTTGGTGAAGGAACTGCGCGACAAGACCGGCGCGGGCATGATGGACGCCAAGAAGGCGCTGACCGAAACCGATGGCGACATGGAAGCGGCCGTCGATTGGCTGCGCACCAAGGGTCTGGCCAAGGCCGCCAAGAAATCGGGCCGCACCGCGGCCGAGGGCCTTGTTGCCGTCGTTGTCGATGGTGGCAAGGGCGTCGCGGTCGAGGTGAACTCGGAAACCGACTTCGTCGCCAAGAATGGCGAGTTCCAGGAGATGGTGTCCGGCATCGCCAAGGCGGCGCTCGGCGTCGACGATATCGAGGCGCTGAAGGCTGCCGATCTGGGTGGCAAGACCGTCGCCGACACGCTGACCGACAAGATCGCGACCATCGGCGAGAACATGACCCTGCGCCGCATGGCCGCGCTTGAGGGCGATCAGGTCGTGTACTACGTCCACAACGCAGCCGCGCCCGGAATGGGCAAGATCGGCGTGCTGGTGGCGATGACCGGCGGCGACGAGGCCTTCGGCAAGCAGGTCGCCATGCACGTGGCCGCCGCCGACCCGCGTCCGCAGGCTCTGAACGCTGACGCACTCGACCCCGCCGTCGTCGAGAAGGAACGTCAGGTCCAGATGGACATCGCCCGTGAAAGCGGCAAACCCGAGCAGGTCATCGAGAAGATGATCGAGGGCCGGATGAAGAAATTCCTCTCGGAAATCACCCTGCTGAACCAAGCCTTCGTGGTAAACCCGGATGTGACCGTCGAACAGGCCGCCAAGGACGCCGGCGCGACGATCACCGGCTTTGTCCGGCTTGAGGTGGGCGAGGGGATCGAAAAGGAAGAAGAAGACTTCGCCGCCGAGGTTGCCAAGGCTGCCCAAGGCTGA
- a CDS encoding diguanylate cyclase, protein MSQSSPPIPSPHALQIFGLAILVVVAAGTVHNFLISGEGASASLHPISAFGYAALGLGLIFHEWIRRGTWIWPLVSGTIVLVSLQKLSEVFIPGWFQVLNAPIFLNWKSAAGFNSTFSIGTAIALVSLHMSFNLARQVRSVALLFLGIATAGTLFNLLSLSFQLILWTGDLSQFSLAAMMFGSAAMTYALRNAALMRPLFSHAPYGFFTRTLVVGAILVPWISGAFYVRNAQINPEDLFGLQLAFALIGWIMLALVLIIGHAMEGWSSALKRAIRNDPLIRLRTRQGLSESFKQVTDHQGVILFDLDNFETFSEIHGYELGNQVMRDIARGTSSSLRHGDILARWGGTQFLAVLPVPNEDGLMVAAERLRALVESLNPETIGSNEPRITASFGVSMVQAKETNIDGAAERAEEALFAAKALGQNRVVRASSLPINDRDITLDKPLLTAPKPEMTMRHEEDPY, encoded by the coding sequence ATGTCCCAGTCTTCCCCTCCGATTCCGTCGCCACATGCGCTGCAGATCTTCGGCCTTGCCATCCTTGTCGTCGTTGCAGCCGGAACCGTTCACAACTTCCTGATCTCGGGCGAAGGCGCGTCGGCCTCGCTCCACCCCATTTCGGCATTCGGCTACGCCGCGCTTGGCCTCGGTCTGATCTTCCACGAATGGATCAGGCGCGGAACATGGATATGGCCCCTTGTCAGCGGCACCATCGTCCTTGTGTCGCTGCAAAAGCTGTCCGAAGTGTTCATCCCCGGTTGGTTCCAGGTTCTCAACGCGCCGATCTTTCTGAACTGGAAAAGTGCTGCGGGCTTCAACAGCACGTTCTCGATCGGCACGGCGATCGCGCTTGTCTCCCTGCATATGAGTTTCAATCTGGCCCGGCAGGTGCGGTCCGTGGCGCTTCTGTTCCTCGGCATTGCCACGGCGGGAACCCTGTTCAACCTCCTGTCCCTTTCCTTCCAGCTTATCCTTTGGACCGGCGATCTCTCGCAGTTCTCGCTTGCGGCGATGATGTTCGGTTCGGCCGCGATGACCTATGCGCTGCGCAACGCCGCGCTGATGCGTCCGCTTTTCTCGCATGCCCCTTACGGTTTCTTCACGCGTACGCTTGTGGTCGGGGCCATCCTCGTTCCGTGGATTTCGGGTGCGTTTTACGTGCGCAACGCCCAGATCAACCCCGAGGATCTGTTCGGTCTGCAACTGGCCTTTGCCCTGATCGGATGGATCATGCTGGCGCTGGTCCTGATCATCGGCCATGCGATGGAGGGATGGAGTTCCGCCCTGAAACGGGCAATCCGGAATGACCCGCTGATCCGGCTGAGAACGCGCCAGGGTCTGTCTGAATCGTTCAAGCAAGTCACCGATCACCAAGGGGTCATCCTGTTCGACCTCGACAATTTCGAAACGTTCAGCGAGATCCACGGCTACGAACTCGGCAACCAGGTCATGCGCGACATTGCCCGCGGGACGTCAAGCAGCCTGCGCCACGGCGACATTCTTGCGCGTTGGGGCGGCACACAGTTCCTTGCGGTGCTGCCGGTGCCGAACGAGGATGGCCTGATGGTCGCGGCGGAGCGTCTGCGGGCCCTGGTGGAATCCCTGAACCCAGAGACCATCGGGTCGAACGAACCCCGGATCACGGCGTCCTTCGGTGTCAGCATGGTGCAGGCCAAGGAAACCAATATCGACGGCGCCGCCGAACGCGCGGAAGAGGCGCTCTTCGCAGCCAAGGCACTGGGTCAGAACCGGGTGGTGCGCGCATCATCCCTGCCGATCAACGACCGGGACATTACGCTCGACAAACCGCTGCTGACTGCGCCGAAACCGGAAATGACGATGCGGCATGAGGAAGACCCCTACTGA
- a CDS encoding LuxR family transcriptional regulator, giving the protein MSLAYLNALLGARTIEELWSLHIRKMSEYGFHRLLYGFTRFRTANSFGANEDLVVLSNHCSDYVQAFIDRELYKTAPMVRWAAENEGVCSWRVLQDLRANGVLSPDEESVIEFNKSMGIVAGITISFRDVSARSKGAIGLVGRPDLDQDAVDSIWDSYGQELLVMNEVMHLKVQNLPYGSKRPTLTPRQREVLEWVGEGKTTQDIGTILGVTQATVEKHLRLAREALDVDTTTQAVLKAWFQNQIYWTKP; this is encoded by the coding sequence ATGAGCCTTGCTTATCTGAACGCCCTGCTTGGCGCCCGAACGATTGAAGAGCTTTGGTCGCTCCATATAAGGAAGATGAGCGAGTACGGCTTTCATCGGCTTTTGTATGGCTTCACCCGGTTCAGAACGGCCAACTCCTTTGGTGCGAACGAAGACCTCGTCGTGTTGTCCAATCACTGCTCCGACTATGTTCAGGCCTTCATCGACCGGGAACTCTACAAAACGGCGCCGATGGTCAGATGGGCTGCTGAAAACGAAGGCGTCTGCAGTTGGCGGGTCTTGCAGGATCTGCGTGCCAACGGCGTGCTTTCACCGGACGAGGAAAGCGTGATCGAGTTCAACAAGTCCATGGGCATCGTGGCCGGCATAACAATCAGTTTCCGCGACGTCTCGGCACGGTCCAAGGGAGCCATCGGGCTGGTCGGTCGCCCCGACCTTGATCAGGATGCCGTCGACTCGATCTGGGACAGCTACGGGCAGGAATTGCTCGTCATGAACGAGGTCATGCATCTGAAGGTTCAGAACCTTCCCTATGGCAGCAAGCGCCCCACCTTGACCCCGCGCCAGCGGGAGGTTCTGGAATGGGTCGGCGAAGGGAAGACCACGCAGGACATCGGAACCATTCTGGGCGTGACACAGGCGACGGTGGAGAAACATCTTCGCCTTGCGCGGGAAGCCCTGGATGTCGACACGACCACACAAGCCGTCCTAAAGGCTTGGTTTCAAAATCAAATCTACTGGACGAAGCCTTAG
- the phoB gene encoding phosphate regulon transcriptional regulator PhoB, with protein sequence MHVEQPTVLIVEDEPAQREVLAYNLQAEGFRVAKAENGEEALLLAEEQVPDLIVLDWMLPSVSGIEVCRRLKTRSETRAVPVIMLSARSEEVDRVRGLETGADDYVVKPYSVIELMARVRAHLRRTRPAAVGERLEFEDIVLDAETHKVFRDDKPLKLGPTEFRLLSTFMEKPGRVWSREQLLDRVWGRDIYVDTRTVDVHIGRLRKALCQHGGTDPVRTVRGAGYALG encoded by the coding sequence ATGCATGTCGAGCAACCCACTGTTCTGATCGTCGAGGACGAACCGGCGCAGAGGGAGGTTCTGGCCTACAACCTGCAGGCCGAGGGCTTCCGTGTGGCCAAGGCCGAAAACGGCGAGGAGGCGTTGCTTCTCGCCGAGGAGCAGGTGCCGGACCTGATCGTGCTCGACTGGATGTTGCCTTCCGTCTCCGGCATCGAAGTGTGCCGGAGGCTCAAGACCCGCAGCGAAACGCGGGCCGTTCCGGTCATCATGCTGTCAGCCCGGTCCGAAGAGGTCGACCGCGTGCGGGGGCTTGAGACCGGCGCCGACGACTATGTGGTAAAGCCGTATTCCGTCATCGAACTCATGGCGCGGGTGCGGGCACATCTGCGGCGCACGCGGCCGGCCGCCGTGGGCGAGCGTCTGGAATTCGAAGACATCGTATTGGACGCCGAAACGCACAAGGTCTTCCGCGACGACAAACCGCTGAAGCTTGGGCCGACCGAGTTCCGTCTTTTGTCCACGTTCATGGAAAAACCGGGCCGCGTGTGGAGCCGGGAACAACTGCTTGACCGCGTTTGGGGCCGGGACATCTACGTCGATACACGGACGGTCGACGTGCATATCGGACGGTTGCGCAAGGCACTTTGCCAACATGGCGGAACCGATCCGGTCAGAACCGTCCGCGGTGCAGGTTACGCCCTGGGCTAG